The following coding sequences are from one Bos indicus x Bos taurus breed Angus x Brahman F1 hybrid chromosome 5, Bos_hybrid_MaternalHap_v2.0, whole genome shotgun sequence window:
- the ZC3H10 gene encoding zinc finger CCCH domain-containing protein 10 — MPDRDSYANGTGSSSGGPGGGGSEEASGTGAGSGGASSDAICRDFLRNVCKRGKRCRYRHPDMSEVSNLGVSKNEFIFCHDFQNKECSRPNCRFIHGSKEDEDGYKKTGELPPRLRQKVAAGLGLSPADLPNGKEEVPICRDFLKGDCQRGAKCKFRHLQRDFEFDARGGGGTGGGGSTGPIPPGRRHDLYDIYDLPDRGFEDHEPGPKRRRGGCCPQDGPHFESYDYSLAPPRGVECRLLEEENAMLRKRVEELKKQVSNLLATNEVLLEQNAQFRNQAKVMTLSSTAPATEQTLAPTVGTVATFNHGIAQTHTTLSSQALQPRPVSQQELVAPAGAPAAPPTNAAPPAAPPPPPPHLNPEIAPLSAALAQTIAQGMAPPPVSMAPVAVSVAPVAPVAVSMAQPLAGITMSHTTTPMVTYPIASQSMRITAMPH, encoded by the coding sequence ATGCCTGACCGGGACAGCTATGCCAACGGCACTGGGAGCAGCAGTGGAGGCCCTGGAGGTGGTGGCAGCGAGGAGGCCAGTGGGACAGGGGCAGGCAGTGGCGGGGCCAGCTCAGATGCCATCTGTAGAGACTTCCTGAGGAATGTGTGCAAGCGAGGGAAGCGTTGCCGCTATCGCCATCCAGACATGAGTGAGGTGTCCAACTTGGGGGTAAGCAAAAATGAGTTCATCTTCTGCCATGACTTCCAGAACAAGGAGTGTAGCCGCCCTAACTGCCGATTCATCCATGGCTCCAAGGAGGATGAGGATGGCTATAAAAAGACAGGAGAGCTGCCTCCTCGGCTGAGGCAGAAAGTGGCAGCTGGCCTAGGCCTGTCACCAGCTGATCTACCAAATGGGAAGGAGGAGGTCCCAATCTGCCGTGACTTTCTCAAGGGTGACTGCCAGAGAGGAGCCAAGTGCAAGTTCCGTCACCTGCAACGGGATTTTGAGTTTGATGCTCGGGGTGGAGGCGGCACTGGTGGTGGGGGTTCAACAGGCCCCATTCCCCCAGGACGACGTCATGATCTCTATGATATTTATGACCTCCCTGACAGGGGCTTTGAGGACCATGAACCAGGCCCCAAGCGCCGGCGAGGTGGATGCTGCCCCCAAGATGGTCCCCATTTTGAATCCTATGACTACAGCCTGGCTCCACCCCGAGGGGTGGAGTGCAGACTGCTAGAGGAGGAGAATGCCATGCTCAGGAAGCGGGTAGAGGagctcaagaagcaggtcagcaACCTTCTGGCTACCAATGAAGTACTGCTGGAACAAAATGCACAGTTCCGCAATCAGGCCAAGGTCATGACCCTGAGCTCCACTGCACCAGCAACTGAACAGACTCTGGCCCCCACCGTGGGTACTGTCGCCACTTTTAACCATGGCATTGCCCAGACTCACACTACTCTCAGCAGCCAGGCTCTGCAGCCTCGCCCTGTGTCCCAGCAAGAACTGGTGGCCCCTGCTGGAGCTCCGGCTGCTCCCCCAACTAATGCTGCACCTCCTGctgccccaccacccccacccccacacttgAACCCAGAGATCGCGCCACTGTCAGCTGCTCTGGCTCAAACAATTGCCCAGGGAATGGCACCCCCACCTGTATCCATGGCTCCTGTGGCTGTATCAGTGGCTCCTGTGGCCCCTGTGGCTGTATCGATGGCCCAACCCTTGGCAGGAATCACAATGAGCCACACCACCACCCCCATGGTGACTTATCCCATCGCTTCCCAGAGCATGCGAATCACAGCTATGCCACACTGA